One segment of Candidatus Dependentiae bacterium DNA contains the following:
- a CDS encoding nucleotidyl transferase AbiEii/AbiGii toxin family protein, with amino-acid sequence MIPRNYILEWTENVPWGNLQQVEQDLLLTTMLLKLYTHPILKETLAFRGGTALNKLIFKPASRYSEDIDLVQITTGPIGPTLTIIREIMDPLLGKPTYDGTKAGATLTYKTTSEEGLVLRLKLEINTREHFSILGFQDYEFVSTSSWHSGTALVRSYRIEELLGTKLRALYQRRKGRDLYDLYTALTTIDGLNKDEIIRCFLEYMRYEQRAISQESFLSNMEAKLKNKEFREDIAPLLPRHILTFDPDAAYEQVRQHLLEKL; translated from the coding sequence ATGATACCAAGAAACTATATTTTAGAATGGACAGAAAATGTGCCTTGGGGCAACTTACAACAAGTAGAGCAAGATTTGCTTTTAACGACAATGCTACTTAAACTATACACCCATCCCATTCTTAAAGAAACCTTGGCCTTTCGTGGTGGCACAGCATTAAACAAGCTTATTTTTAAGCCAGCATCACGGTATTCAGAAGATATTGATCTCGTTCAAATAACGACAGGTCCTATTGGACCCACGCTCACCATTATTAGAGAAATAATGGATCCCTTACTTGGTAAACCAACATATGATGGTACCAAAGCAGGCGCAACTCTTACCTATAAAACGACAAGTGAAGAGGGTTTGGTTTTGCGATTAAAGCTTGAAATTAATACGCGTGAGCATTTTTCTATTCTTGGATTTCAAGATTATGAATTTGTGAGTACCTCATCATGGCATTCTGGTACTGCTCTAGTGCGATCATATCGTATTGAAGAATTATTGGGTACAAAGTTGCGTGCACTCTATCAGCGTCGGAAGGGCCGTGATTTGTATGATCTTTATACCGCGCTTACTACGATTGATGGTTTGAATAAGGATGAAATAATACGCTGTTTTCTAGAATATATGCGATATGAACAGCGTGCTATTTCTCAAGAGTCATTTTTGAGTAATATGGAAGCAAAACTAAAAAATAAAGAATTTCGCGAAGATATAGCCCCATTATTGCCACGTCATATTTTGACATT